From Vicinamibacterales bacterium, a single genomic window includes:
- the pilB gene encoding type IV-A pilus assembly ATPase PilB — MPVRIGELLLKEKRISPDQLQEALNYQKANGGKLGLNLVKLGFVKDEEITALLSRQYGVPSIDLAEFEIDGSVIKLVPAETAQKYQILPLSRAGATLTIAMTDPTNVFAMDDIKFMTGYNVEPVVASEAAVMDAIQRYYKLAAKGSGGNGNGVGGQSALDFATAALQDLPQMDASEVEVLEELEEISVEALARQGEEAPVIRLVNVMLMSAIQKGASDIHIEPYEKELRIRYRIDGVLYNIMAPPMKFRDPIASRVKIMSKLDIAEKRLPQDGRIKIRFNESGRNKEIDFRVSCLPTLFGEKIVLRLLDRDKLMLDMTKLGFEPESLARYEEAIGRPWGMVLVTGPTGSGKTNTLYSSIAKLNTPDTNIMTAEDPVEFNLPGINQVQIRDGIGLNFAAALRAFLRQDPNIILVGEIRDFETAEIGVKAALTGHLVLSTLHTNDAPSTINRLMNMGIEPFLVASSVNLICAQRLVRRVCKACGEPVPVPAPALTKIGFGPEDAASVTPLKGRGCEKCNNTGFKGRLGLYEVMEVDDEIKELILVGASGLELRRKAVERGMITLRQSGLRKIKDGVTTVEEVLRETVN; from the coding sequence ATGCCCGTTCGGATTGGTGAGCTCCTGCTCAAGGAGAAGCGGATTTCCCCCGACCAACTCCAGGAGGCCTTGAACTACCAGAAGGCCAACGGGGGCAAGCTGGGGTTGAACCTCGTCAAGCTCGGGTTCGTGAAGGACGAGGAGATCACCGCCTTGCTCAGCCGGCAGTACGGTGTGCCGTCGATCGACCTCGCCGAATTCGAGATCGACGGGTCGGTGATCAAGCTCGTGCCGGCCGAAACCGCCCAGAAATACCAGATCCTTCCCCTCAGCCGCGCGGGCGCGACGCTCACGATCGCGATGACCGATCCGACGAACGTCTTCGCCATGGACGACATCAAGTTCATGACGGGGTACAACGTCGAGCCGGTCGTGGCCTCCGAAGCCGCCGTGATGGACGCCATTCAGCGCTACTACAAACTGGCGGCCAAGGGGAGTGGGGGCAACGGCAACGGTGTCGGCGGGCAGAGCGCGCTCGATTTCGCGACGGCGGCGCTGCAGGACCTGCCTCAGATGGACGCCTCCGAAGTGGAGGTGCTCGAGGAACTCGAGGAGATCAGCGTCGAGGCGCTGGCCAGGCAGGGCGAGGAGGCGCCGGTCATCCGGCTCGTCAACGTGATGCTGATGTCGGCCATCCAGAAGGGCGCGAGCGACATCCACATCGAGCCGTACGAGAAGGAGTTGCGCATCCGGTACCGCATCGACGGTGTGCTGTACAACATCATGGCGCCGCCGATGAAGTTCCGCGATCCAATCGCCTCGCGCGTCAAGATCATGTCGAAGCTCGACATCGCGGAGAAGCGCCTCCCGCAGGACGGACGGATCAAGATCCGGTTCAACGAATCGGGCCGCAACAAGGAGATCGACTTCCGAGTTTCCTGCCTCCCGACGCTCTTTGGCGAGAAGATCGTCCTCCGTCTCCTCGACCGCGACAAGCTGATGCTCGACATGACGAAGCTCGGGTTCGAACCCGAGTCGCTGGCGCGGTACGAGGAAGCGATTGGCCGCCCGTGGGGCATGGTGCTCGTCACGGGCCCGACCGGCAGCGGCAAGACGAACACTCTCTACTCGTCGATCGCCAAGCTGAACACCCCGGACACGAACATCATGACCGCGGAGGATCCTGTCGAATTCAACCTCCCCGGCATCAACCAGGTGCAGATCAGGGATGGCATCGGCCTGAACTTCGCGGCGGCGCTCCGCGCGTTCCTCCGCCAGGACCCGAACATCATCCTGGTCGGCGAGATCCGCGATTTCGAAACGGCGGAAATCGGCGTCAAGGCGGCGCTCACGGGGCACCTCGTGCTGTCGACGCTCCACACCAACGACGCGCCGAGCACGATCAACCGGCTGATGAACATGGGGATCGAGCCGTTTCTGGTGGCCAGCTCGGTCAATCTCATCTGCGCACAGCGTCTCGTTCGCCGGGTGTGCAAGGCGTGTGGCGAGCCCGTGCCGGTGCCCGCCCCGGCGCTCACGAAGATCGGCTTCGGGCCAGAGGACGCCGCCTCGGTCACCCCGCTCAAAGGGCGGGGCTGCGAGAAGTGCAACAACACCGGGTTCAAGGGCCGCCTCGGCCTCTACGAGGTCATGGAGGTCGACGACGAGATCAAGGAGCTCATCCTGGTCGGCGCGTCGGGCCTCGAACTCAGGCGGAAGGCCGTCGAGCGCGGCATGATCACGCTGCGCCAGAGCGGCCTGCGCAAGATCAAGGACGGCGTGACGACGGTCGAGGAAGTACTGCGCGAGACGGTGAACTAG
- a CDS encoding efflux RND transporter periplasmic adaptor subunit → MTRKKVFIGLGIVILVGAMIWANFAFKKTEGPTVTVEAIKQRDLESVVSASGKIRARRTVNITSEVSGKVMKLAVEEGDRVKTGQFLLQVDPRNVRSRLQVSQASLEQQRISLQQARTQLENARVNLKQATEELQRQQRLDKDSLATKQALEQAENAVAIRRGEVKNAEQAVSTADQRIRSQQADLESAQHDLSRVTIESPIDGLVIKRNVEEGETAVVGFTNNPSVVLLTVADMSVIEAEIEVDETDIPTVQLGQKTKVTIDALPDRSFAAKVTEIGNSPINATSASVGGVRQATNFKVVVTIEGQIPDVRPGFTCTADITTATRSGAISVPIQALTVRELTYDAKGNVVRQPAPEKGRRPSTATTVEAAELKPGQTKKETEGVFVVDKDNKVTFVPVKTGIAGDKYFEVLSGLKAKDRVITGPFTSVRNLADGGQVKIEDAKK, encoded by the coding sequence ATGACGCGCAAGAAAGTCTTCATCGGGTTGGGTATCGTCATCCTCGTCGGCGCCATGATCTGGGCCAACTTTGCGTTCAAGAAGACCGAAGGCCCGACGGTCACCGTCGAGGCCATCAAGCAGCGCGACCTCGAGTCGGTCGTCTCGGCCTCCGGCAAGATCCGCGCGCGGCGCACGGTCAACATCACCTCCGAGGTGTCGGGCAAGGTGATGAAGCTGGCCGTGGAAGAAGGCGACCGGGTGAAGACCGGCCAGTTCCTGTTGCAGGTCGACCCCCGCAACGTGCGCAGCCGGCTCCAGGTCAGCCAGGCGTCGCTCGAACAGCAGCGGATTTCGCTGCAGCAGGCGCGGACCCAGCTCGAGAACGCCCGGGTGAACCTGAAACAGGCCACCGAGGAACTCCAGCGGCAGCAGCGGCTGGACAAGGACAGCCTGGCCACCAAGCAGGCGCTGGAACAGGCGGAGAACGCCGTGGCAATCCGGCGGGGCGAGGTCAAGAACGCGGAACAGGCCGTGTCCACCGCCGACCAGCGGATCCGAAGCCAACAGGCCGACCTCGAGTCGGCGCAGCACGATTTGAGCCGAGTGACGATTGAGTCGCCGATCGACGGTCTCGTCATCAAGCGCAACGTGGAAGAGGGCGAGACGGCGGTTGTCGGGTTCACCAACAACCCGAGCGTCGTGCTGCTCACCGTGGCCGACATGTCCGTGATCGAGGCCGAGATCGAGGTGGACGAGACGGACATCCCGACCGTGCAGCTTGGTCAGAAGACGAAGGTCACGATCGACGCGCTGCCGGATCGGTCGTTCGCGGCGAAGGTGACCGAGATCGGCAACAGCCCGATCAACGCCACGTCGGCCAGCGTCGGCGGCGTCCGACAGGCGACGAACTTCAAGGTGGTGGTGACGATCGAAGGCCAGATTCCTGACGTGCGTCCCGGATTCACCTGCACGGCGGACATCACCACCGCGACGCGCAGCGGGGCGATCTCCGTGCCGATCCAGGCGCTGACCGTCCGCGAGCTGACGTACGACGCAAAGGGCAACGTCGTGAGACAGCCGGCGCCGGAAAAAGGCCGCCGTCCTTCGACTGCGACCACGGTCGAAGCCGCGGAGCTCAAACCGGGACAGACGAAGAAGGAGACCGAGGGCGTCTTCGTCGTCGACAAGGACAACAAGGTGACCTTCGTTCCGGTCAAGACCGGCATTGCCGGCGACAAGTACTTCGAGGTCCTGAGCGGCCTGAAGGCGAAGGATCGCGTCATCACCGGCCCGTTCACCTCGGTGCGCAATCTGGCCGATGGCGGGCAGGTGAAGATCGAGGACGCCAAGAAGTAG
- a CDS encoding ABC transporter permease, protein MAVRLALFADTIGMALGTIRANKMRSGLTVLGVVIGITAIVGMSSIIRGFDNSFRDLIRELGPSTIIVARVSFASAGSGIDRKELMKRPNLTIEDARVLQAEIPSLQAVDAWVQGQERMFYRSEKTQSISILGASEKFTDINFLKIEQGRFFTENEVTHRRNVVVIGQVPFKAFFGNTDALGKVIRIGSTQYTVVGVAAPRPSIGGLGNQQDALAVIPYTTFAKLFGTVATGGRRRTGRSAQIFCVPKEGVSREAAMREVETVMRIRHKLKLNQPNDFDVATQDMALKFFDQATGAIYLALVVISSIALMVGGIGVMAIMMISVTERTREIGVRKALGARRREILWQFLLEAVVLTSVGGILGVIIGAAVGVSVRTFTPLPVSMPWWSFAIGFAFSASVGIFFGLFPAFRASRLDPIEALRYE, encoded by the coding sequence ATGGCGGTTCGTCTCGCGCTGTTCGCCGACACGATTGGGATGGCCCTGGGCACCATCAGGGCCAACAAGATGCGTTCGGGCCTCACGGTGCTCGGCGTGGTCATCGGTATCACCGCGATCGTCGGGATGAGCTCGATCATCCGTGGCTTCGACAATTCCTTCCGCGATCTCATCCGGGAACTCGGCCCGAGCACGATCATCGTCGCCCGCGTGAGCTTTGCGAGCGCCGGATCGGGGATCGACCGCAAGGAGCTGATGAAGCGGCCGAATCTGACGATCGAGGATGCGCGGGTCCTCCAGGCGGAGATCCCCTCGCTGCAAGCCGTGGATGCCTGGGTCCAGGGGCAGGAGCGGATGTTCTATCGGAGCGAGAAGACCCAGTCGATCAGCATCCTCGGCGCGAGCGAGAAGTTCACCGACATCAACTTCCTGAAGATCGAGCAGGGCCGCTTCTTCACCGAGAACGAGGTGACGCACCGCCGCAACGTGGTCGTGATCGGGCAGGTGCCGTTCAAGGCCTTCTTCGGCAACACCGACGCGCTCGGCAAGGTGATCCGGATCGGCAGCACGCAGTACACCGTGGTGGGCGTGGCCGCACCGCGTCCGAGCATCGGCGGCCTCGGCAATCAGCAGGACGCGCTCGCCGTCATCCCGTACACGACATTCGCCAAGCTGTTCGGCACGGTCGCGACGGGCGGTCGCCGCCGGACCGGACGCTCGGCACAGATCTTCTGCGTGCCGAAGGAGGGCGTCTCGCGCGAGGCGGCGATGCGCGAGGTCGAGACGGTCATGCGCATCCGCCACAAGCTGAAGCTGAACCAGCCGAACGACTTCGACGTGGCGACGCAGGACATGGCCCTGAAGTTCTTCGACCAGGCGACCGGCGCGATCTACCTGGCGCTCGTCGTCATCTCGTCGATCGCGCTCATGGTGGGCGGCATCGGCGTGATGGCGATCATGATGATCTCGGTCACCGAGCGCACGCGGGAAATCGGCGTGCGCAAGGCGCTTGGCGCACGCCGCCGCGAGATCCTCTGGCAGTTCCTGCTGGAGGCCGTCGTCCTCACGTCGGTCGGCGGGATCCTGGGCGTCATCATCGGCGCGGCCGTTGGCGTGTCGGTTCGCACGTTCACGCCGCTCCCCGTCTCCATGCCCTGGTGGTCCTTCGCCATCGGGTTCGCATTCTCGGCCTCGGTCGGCATCTTCTTCGGACTGTTCCCCGCGTTCCGAGCCTCTCGCCTCGACCCGATCGAGGCACTGCGATACGAATAG
- a CDS encoding YIP1 family protein has translation MSQTTVPPDAVPQADTTVTVSSVPPKGLVTRLVGVITSPRDTFAAVVAHPQWIGMALLVILVTAGSGAWFQSTEVGKQATLDEAIRQVEAFGMTVSGPMEAEMRKGIMDPSLGRQVFSIAMMAIMPPIVWAVIAGLAMLVFGALMGGKGSFKQAFAVVVHSSAIGVIGALVLTPVNYLRESLTSATNLAVLMPFLPEGSFLARLLGMADIFRIWWVAVLAIGIGMAFQKKTRTVAFVLFGIYAVIAIGFAAFMAARS, from the coding sequence ATGAGCCAGACCACCGTTCCGCCCGACGCTGTGCCCCAGGCTGACACCACGGTGACTGTGTCGTCCGTGCCCCCGAAGGGGCTCGTCACCAGGTTGGTTGGCGTGATCACCTCGCCGCGCGACACGTTTGCGGCGGTTGTCGCCCACCCGCAATGGATTGGGATGGCGCTACTGGTCATCCTCGTGACCGCCGGGTCCGGCGCCTGGTTCCAGTCGACCGAGGTCGGCAAGCAGGCGACGCTGGACGAGGCCATACGCCAGGTCGAAGCCTTCGGCATGACGGTCAGCGGCCCGATGGAAGCGGAGATGCGCAAGGGCATCATGGATCCTTCGCTGGGCCGTCAAGTGTTCTCGATCGCGATGATGGCGATCATGCCGCCGATCGTCTGGGCCGTCATCGCCGGCCTGGCGATGTTGGTGTTCGGCGCGCTGATGGGCGGCAAGGGGTCGTTCAAGCAAGCGTTCGCGGTGGTCGTCCACTCCAGCGCGATTGGCGTCATCGGAGCGCTCGTGCTCACCCCGGTGAACTACCTGCGCGAGTCGCTCACGAGCGCGACCAACCTCGCGGTCCTCATGCCGTTCCTGCCGGAGGGCAGTTTCCTCGCGCGGCTTCTCGGCATGGCGGACATCTTCCGTATTTGGTGGGTGGCGGTGCTGGCGATCGGCATCGGCATGGCGTTCCAGAAGAAGACAAGGACGGTGGCCTTCGTCTTGTTCGGGATCTACGCAGTGATCGCGATCGGCTTTGCGGCTTTCATGGCCGCCCGGAGCTAG
- a CDS encoding type IV pilus twitching motility protein PilT: MATLPELLKKTVEMDGSDLHITTNTPPQVRVNGKLQRLPMPELTAADTKQLIYSVLTDAQKKRFEETMELDFSFGIRGIARFRCNVFNQRGAVGGVYRLIPEKIRGFQELGLPSVIARLCEKPRGLVLVTGPTGSGKSTTLAAMLDKINGERQEHILTVEDPIEYIHNHKGCLVNQREVHSDTAGFGAALRAALREDPDIVLVGEMRDLETVEAALRIAETGHLTFATLHTNSAAQTINRIIDIFPAHQQGQIRTQLSLVLEGIICQTLLPRASQPGRVVALEILIPTSAIRNLIREDKVHQIYSSMQAGQEKVGMQTLNQSLATLYLRRQITMDVALQASSHKDELVDMINRGVGVVEGAGLGRSAGVVPPPVRKR, from the coding sequence ATGGCCACACTGCCGGAGCTGCTGAAGAAGACCGTGGAAATGGACGGTTCGGACCTCCACATCACGACGAACACGCCGCCGCAGGTTCGCGTGAACGGGAAGCTCCAGCGTCTTCCGATGCCCGAGCTCACGGCCGCCGACACCAAGCAGCTCATCTACAGCGTCCTCACCGACGCGCAGAAGAAGCGTTTCGAAGAGACGATGGAGCTGGACTTCTCGTTCGGCATCCGCGGCATCGCGCGCTTCCGGTGCAACGTCTTCAACCAGCGCGGCGCCGTCGGCGGCGTCTACCGGCTCATTCCCGAGAAGATTCGCGGCTTTCAGGAACTCGGGCTGCCGTCGGTCATTGCCAGGCTGTGCGAGAAGCCCCGCGGCCTCGTGCTCGTCACCGGCCCGACGGGCAGCGGCAAGTCGACCACGCTGGCGGCGATGCTCGACAAGATCAACGGCGAACGTCAGGAGCACATCCTGACCGTCGAAGACCCCATCGAGTACATCCACAACCACAAGGGGTGTCTCGTCAACCAGCGCGAAGTACACAGCGACACCGCCGGCTTCGGGGCGGCGCTGCGGGCCGCGCTCCGCGAGGACCCGGACATCGTGCTTGTCGGCGAGATGCGTGACCTCGAGACGGTGGAAGCCGCGCTGCGGATCGCGGAAACCGGCCACCTCACGTTCGCCACCCTGCACACGAATTCCGCCGCGCAGACGATCAACCGCATCATCGATATCTTCCCGGCGCACCAGCAGGGGCAGATCCGCACGCAGCTCTCGCTCGTGCTCGAGGGCATCATCTGCCAGACGCTGCTGCCCCGGGCGTCCCAGCCGGGACGCGTCGTCGCGCTCGAGATCCTCATCCCGACCTCGGCCATCCGAAACCTGATCCGCGAGGACAAGGTCCACCAGATCTACTCGTCGATGCAGGCGGGGCAGGAGAAGGTCGGCATGCAGACGCTCAACCAGTCTCTCGCGACGCTGTACCTGCGACGGCAGATCACGATGGACGTCGCGCTTCAGGCTTCCTCGCACAAGGACGAATTGGTGGACATGATCAACCGCGGGGTCGGCGTGGTCGAAGGCGCCGGGCTCGGGCGGTCGGCGGGCGTCGTGCCGCCGCCGGTTCGCAAGCGGTAG
- a CDS encoding VWA domain-containing protein, whose product MRHASRLLFGLLLVGLASVVADRALYAIGPDQAAQTQAPSFRSGTTLVQVDVIVRGRGRHFVTDLRKADFQVLEDGVPQRIDQFYLVADQEMDAEFPWTQDSPKDGAKAEPVPVSSPEQRVFVLAFDQPHLAFGNGRRAREAALTFLRGQLRPGDLAGVVVGNRMTNRRLTSDRSELVSAVNGVEMNPDAMALYSEYFREWPRFRDLAELWDVWRGDASIKQGVVARALSEGGLASSQDLGKAADVVTTTGDNEAREATDQRVSAKAQRGVDEFRRATNETITMLSTLTRGLARMPGRKTVILLSDGFVVEEAWAPLRDVEAAAARADVRIYAIDTRGLNNETLDGDIVTKTQPEAIGTMRSPDIAYDGLAELTTATGGYAVMRRNDMADVLSDIDRDTSSYYVIGYRPTQSTADGKFRKIEVKVARKGVEVRARKGYVAGYQ is encoded by the coding sequence GTGCGCCACGCGAGCCGGCTTCTCTTCGGTCTACTGCTCGTCGGGCTTGCTTCCGTCGTTGCCGACCGTGCCTTGTATGCGATCGGGCCGGACCAAGCTGCGCAGACGCAGGCTCCCTCGTTCCGGAGCGGTACGACGCTCGTCCAGGTGGACGTGATCGTGCGAGGGCGTGGGCGCCACTTCGTGACCGACCTCCGCAAGGCGGACTTCCAGGTCCTGGAGGACGGCGTGCCGCAGCGGATCGACCAGTTCTACCTGGTCGCCGACCAGGAGATGGATGCCGAGTTCCCGTGGACCCAGGATTCCCCAAAGGACGGCGCCAAGGCGGAGCCCGTGCCGGTCTCGTCACCCGAGCAACGGGTCTTCGTGCTGGCCTTCGATCAACCGCACCTCGCCTTCGGGAACGGACGCCGCGCCAGGGAGGCGGCGTTGACGTTCTTGCGCGGCCAACTGCGGCCGGGCGACCTGGCGGGTGTGGTGGTGGGCAACCGCATGACGAACCGGCGTCTCACCAGTGATCGATCCGAGCTGGTCTCCGCGGTGAACGGCGTCGAGATGAACCCCGATGCGATGGCGTTGTACTCGGAGTACTTCCGGGAATGGCCTCGCTTCCGCGACCTCGCCGAGTTGTGGGACGTCTGGCGTGGCGACGCGTCGATCAAGCAGGGGGTGGTGGCCCGCGCGTTGTCCGAGGGCGGCCTGGCCTCGAGCCAGGACCTCGGGAAGGCGGCGGACGTGGTCACGACGACGGGCGACAACGAGGCCAGGGAGGCGACCGACCAGCGTGTGAGCGCCAAGGCGCAGCGGGGTGTGGACGAGTTCCGCCGCGCGACGAATGAGACGATCACGATGCTGAGCACGTTGACCCGGGGGTTGGCGCGAATGCCGGGACGCAAGACCGTCATCCTCCTCTCGGACGGGTTCGTCGTCGAAGAGGCCTGGGCGCCGCTGCGGGACGTGGAGGCGGCTGCGGCACGGGCGGACGTCCGCATCTATGCGATCGACACGCGAGGGCTGAACAACGAGACGCTCGACGGGGACATCGTCACGAAGACCCAGCCGGAGGCGATCGGCACCATGCGCTCGCCCGACATCGCGTACGACGGATTGGCCGAGCTGACGACCGCAACCGGCGGGTACGCCGTCATGCGCCGGAACGACATGGCCGACGTGCTGTCGGACATCGATCGCGACACGAGCAGCTACTACGTGATCGGGTACCGGCCGACCCAGTCCACGGCCGACGGGAAGTTCCGGAAGATCGAGGTGAAGGTGGCCCGCAAGGGCGTCGAGGTTCGCGCGCGCAAGGGATACGTGGCGGGTTATCAATAG
- a CDS encoding ABC transporter permease encodes MNQLFESITIALRAIWGSKLRSFLTVLGNIVAVTSIIAVVSLVQGINDYVTDAIVTELGVGTFTIDRYGAITSEEEFDKVAGNPPITERDATAVRLAGVPIQAVMSQSESRGEVRYRDRVIDSVQIQGVSRDYVQFGAYKVERGRLVTPMEIERKRPVTLIGWDVADKLFLDEDPLDKMITVAGMHMRVVGVHEKKGSVFGNSQDQFAMIPIAVSQKLFGARQYIQLTAKPFDAQDTVRAMDTATAALRIERRLKPKQKDNFGLFTSDTFLGMFKQITSGIFGVLIGVVALSLVVGGIVIMNIMLMVVSERTAEIGLRKALGARKRDIIFQFLVESVTLSTMGGVVGTGLGFFAAWLVTKFTPMPASVHLWAVVIGIGMTAVVGLFFGLYPSVKAAKLDPIEALRRE; translated from the coding sequence ATGAACCAGCTCTTCGAGTCCATCACGATTGCGCTCCGCGCGATCTGGGGAAGCAAGCTCCGGTCGTTCCTGACCGTGCTCGGGAACATCGTGGCCGTCACCTCGATCATCGCCGTCGTGTCGCTGGTCCAGGGCATCAACGACTACGTGACCGACGCCATCGTCACCGAGCTCGGCGTGGGGACGTTCACCATCGATCGGTACGGCGCCATCACGAGCGAAGAGGAGTTCGACAAGGTCGCGGGCAATCCGCCGATCACCGAGCGGGACGCGACGGCCGTCCGGCTGGCGGGCGTGCCGATCCAGGCCGTGATGAGCCAGTCGGAGTCCCGGGGCGAGGTGCGTTACAGGGATCGCGTCATCGACTCGGTGCAGATCCAGGGCGTCAGCCGCGACTACGTGCAGTTCGGTGCGTACAAGGTGGAGCGCGGCCGGCTGGTCACGCCGATGGAGATCGAACGGAAGCGGCCCGTGACGCTCATCGGGTGGGACGTCGCGGACAAGCTCTTCCTCGACGAAGACCCGCTGGACAAGATGATCACGGTTGCCGGGATGCACATGCGCGTGGTAGGCGTGCACGAGAAGAAGGGGTCGGTGTTCGGCAACTCGCAGGATCAGTTCGCGATGATTCCGATCGCGGTCAGCCAGAAGCTGTTCGGCGCGCGGCAGTACATCCAGTTGACCGCCAAGCCGTTCGACGCGCAGGACACCGTCAGGGCGATGGACACCGCGACGGCGGCGCTGCGCATCGAGCGCCGGCTGAAGCCGAAACAGAAGGACAATTTCGGCCTGTTCACGTCCGACACGTTCCTGGGCATGTTCAAGCAGATCACGAGCGGCATCTTCGGCGTCCTGATTGGCGTCGTCGCGCTGTCGCTGGTCGTCGGCGGCATCGTGATCATGAACATCATGCTGATGGTGGTCAGCGAGCGAACCGCCGAGATCGGCCTCAGGAAGGCGCTCGGCGCCCGCAAGCGCGACATCATCTTCCAGTTCCTGGTCGAGTCGGTGACGCTGTCCACGATGGGCGGCGTCGTCGGGACCGGGCTCGGGTTCTTCGCCGCGTGGCTGGTGACCAAGTTCACGCCAATGCCGGCGTCAGTTCACTTGTGGGCCGTCGTCATCGGCATCGGGATGACGGCCGTGGTGGGGCTGTTCTTCGGGCTCTACCCGTCTGTCAAGGCGGCCAAGCTCGATCCGATCGAGGCGTTGCGTCGCGAGTAG
- a CDS encoding type II secretion system F family protein, with amino-acid sequence MATFAYTGRRRGGETVTGERAAETIEAATAALRREQILVTKIAPVRAKAETPAKGSKGRAVAAKNLAVFTRQFSVMIDAGLPLVQCLDILGSQEEDKHFAKTIHDTRTDVEGGSSLADAMKKHPKTFDPLFTNMIAAGEAGGILDTILKRLAVYIEKNVKLKGQVKSAMIYPVAVLVIAFGVVAIILWKVIPTFATMFAGLGADLPLPTRVVIALSNGLVRFAPFIIVGMVAAVFGVRQYYTTAGGRRAIDRLMLNLPVLGMILRKIAVARFCRTLSTLISSGVPILDGLEITAKTAGNAVIEDGIMSTRKSIERGETVSAPLKETGVFPAMVTQMIGVGEATGALDTMLSKIADFYEEEVDTAVAGLLTLLEPIMIAFLGIIVGGIVIAMYMPIFSMISKLT; translated from the coding sequence ATGGCGACGTTTGCATACACGGGACGGAGACGCGGCGGCGAGACGGTGACGGGCGAGCGCGCGGCCGAGACCATCGAGGCCGCCACCGCCGCACTGCGCCGCGAGCAGATCCTCGTCACGAAGATCGCCCCGGTCAGGGCGAAGGCCGAGACGCCCGCGAAGGGGTCGAAGGGCCGGGCGGTCGCCGCCAAGAACCTCGCGGTCTTCACGCGCCAGTTCTCGGTCATGATCGACGCCGGCCTTCCGCTCGTGCAGTGCCTCGACATCCTGGGGAGCCAGGAGGAGGACAAGCACTTCGCGAAGACCATCCACGACACGCGGACCGACGTCGAGGGCGGGTCGTCGCTCGCCGACGCGATGAAGAAGCACCCGAAGACGTTCGACCCGCTCTTCACCAACATGATTGCCGCCGGCGAAGCAGGCGGTATCCTCGACACCATCCTCAAACGTCTCGCGGTCTACATCGAGAAGAACGTCAAGCTGAAGGGGCAAGTGAAGTCGGCCATGATCTACCCGGTCGCGGTCCTCGTGATCGCCTTCGGGGTTGTCGCCATCATCCTGTGGAAGGTCATCCCGACTTTCGCGACGATGTTCGCCGGCCTCGGCGCCGATCTCCCGCTGCCGACCCGCGTCGTCATCGCCCTGAGCAACGGGCTGGTGCGGTTCGCGCCGTTCATCATCGTCGGCATGGTGGCCGCCGTGTTTGGCGTTCGGCAGTACTACACGACCGCCGGGGGGCGCCGCGCCATCGATCGGCTGATGCTGAACCTGCCGGTGCTCGGGATGATCCTCCGCAAGATTGCCGTGGCCCGGTTCTGCCGCACGCTATCCACGCTCATCAGCTCGGGCGTGCCGATCCTCGACGGCCTCGAGATCACCGCCAAGACCGCGGGTAACGCGGTCATCGAGGACGGCATCATGAGCACGCGCAAGAGCATCGAGCGCGGCGAGACGGTGTCGGCGCCGCTCAAGGAAACCGGGGTGTTCCCGGCGATGGTCACGCAGATGATCGGCGTCGGCGAGGCCACGGGTGCGCTCGACACGATGCTGTCGAAGATCGCGGACTTCTACGAGGAGGAAGTGGACACCGCCGTCGCCGGCCTGCTGACGCTGCTCGAACCGATCATGATTGCCTTCCTCGGCATCATCGTCGGCGGCATCGTCATCGCGATGTACATGCCGATCTTCTCGATGATCTCGAAGCTGACGTAA